gATTAAGAGACCTGTGCTGAAACCCTCTAACTCCCTCATCAATTTTTTGCAAAAGGACAAGTGGGAAGTATTGGGGAAGTAAACATTTGCTAATGTGGTTGGTATCCCAGAACATTTCCCCTTGACAAAAATATATCTCCCCCCTGGATCAACCAATTTGTCTGTGATCTCGAATGAAGCCTCCCTACTGAGTAGTATTGTCACTCCCTTAGATTTGGAATTGTCGTTTGTGGCGTGGTGTGCCTCTGTGAAGTAGGAGTCGGTGAGCCTGGGAACCTGGTttgtcttaaaatgggtctcttgcaggaaAACAATTTTaggcttacctttttttaattcccgCAAGAGAGTAGTGCGTTTCTCCGGAATATTTAGGCCTTTGACGTTGTGAGATACCACCGTAGGGATCCGACCCAACGCAGAGTAGGCCATTGTTCAGGATCAGAGAGAGACCGCAAACAGTACCTGTAATCACAACTATAAAAAAGTACCTGTTAGAATTTAAATACTTAAACGTAGTTGTACCACCTCAATCAGTAACTAAGAAGAGTGGGAAGAAGTAGACTGAAAGATGTGAGTATAGTAAGAAATTAGAAGTAAGAGTACAGAGAGTGAGATTTACAATCCTCCCAGACAAAAACAACGTCTGAGTAGATCAATATTTAGTGTGTGAAAGTGGGTCTATAACCCCTCTGACACACTCTGTGGGGACGCAGGAGGCACGCGGCTAGATACCAGACCCAACTTAACAAAAAAGAATGAAATGAACTGTCAGGGACTTAGGACATCCAGACCACGGCCCATTTCAGCAAGTGGATAGTGCCTGATGGTCTTTTTTGCCGCTTGAGCTGTTAGAGCGGGGCTCCAACCAATGGAATGGAGCGGGACAAGCAGTAGCTATAATAACTTGTAGAAATATATGGGGTGGTGGGGTCAAGACGTGAAAGGCATAGTCGCCTCCCTAcctttcccctcctccttcccataCGGGAATCACTTAGTgcaggaaccaaaaaaaaaacagagaaaacataaaaaaaaaagaataaaaacagaaACTCTCTGAGGGAAGTATAAGCAGAAACTCTATATTAAGCTAAAAGTCCTCATCCGGTTTGTGTTGACTTTTAAAATAGATAGGAGGTGTGAGGTTCTTGTTGGGTCTCTAGGTAGGCCGGGCCCTCACCCTAGTCCAATAGGGCTTTTCGTGGAGATAAATCAACCATCAAGCTGTATCGTGTGTTCTGAGTGGGATACATGTCAACGCCCTGGGCAACGATCTTTTCTCCCATATTCCTGTTAGGCTAGCAGGTTCACAGGGAGTGGAGCAAAGTTTAGTGTGATTCACCACAGGGGTCTTGTAGTACCCCCTATGTGTGTGGTTAGGAGGTGCCCAGGTCTCTGCCGTACAGACACTAATAGTAGTGGGCCCTTTCCTCCAAGTGTCCAATAATCCGGAATGGGGAGTCCTTGCGTGAAAACTTAACTGTAGCATAAACAAAACATCTGCTCAATTTAGTACATATGCTAAGGTGTGAGTTGAAACCTGAACGAAACAGAACATCGGTATGTGATAGGATTCTCTCGTTCACGCATCTAATAACATCCTGGAGGAATGTGCTTTGCCCCTTGGAGTGCCAGCGATTGATCCTTCCTGCCGATTCTGCTTCTGTTTCTTGGCTTGATGCTTCTCAGGAGTCACCGTAGGGGAGTACGGTGGGCTTCTGTCTCCGGTTGGGAGTAGAAACTCCTGATACCACTCCGGTAGGTCAATCTCGCCTAGCTGTAGGGCGCTGCAAAACTCCTGGAGGTCACTTGGAGTGCGGAGAAAGTGTTGTTTGCCATTGTGCGACACTGAGagggcaaaggggaagcgccacgtGTACCGAAGATCTTTTGCCCGTAGCGCCTCTAGCAggggtcgcagggccctgcgatttTTCAGCGTAATTTGGGAAAGATCTTGAAATAAAGTTATGTGGGCGCCGTTGAAAACAATCTGTTCATTTCTGCGCGCCTTGTGCATGATCTCCTCTTTCAGGGAAAAACTTTGCAGGCAGCAAATGATGTCACGGGGGGGAAGTGTATCTGGGCCTCTGGCTCTTAGGGCTCTGTGCGCTCTGACAAATTCAATGTCCGTGTCCTCTGGTCTCTCCAGGAGGCTATTGAAAACCCTCTGCAGTGCATGAGTTATTTGGTCTGCATCAACCGATTCTGGTATACCTCGAACTCTGATGTTACACCGTCTccccctgttatcgaggtcttccagGTGTCTGTTCATCTCAATAAAATGGAGTGCATGAGATGAGACCACTTTATCCAGCCTGTTTATGGCTTTATCTCTGTGTTTTCCTGCTGTTTCAGCGGTGGCCATTTTCTCTGTGAGAACTAACAGGTTGGTTTTGAGGTCCGTGATAGCTGCAGAATACGAGGCTTTAATGTCAGCAGCAAAGACTGACATATCTGCATAAGTTAGTGGATGGTCAGGACGTGCTTCTCTCCTACCATTATCCTCTGTAGCTGACAGGGAGTCTTCACTGAGATCCTCCTCACGCTGCACCGGCGCCATCTTCCCTCCTGCATTCACTCTCTGTATCACGGCTTGATTCCTGAAAATCTCTGAAATGTTCCTCCCGGCTGCTGCAGCGGTAGAGCGGCGGGAACGGGTGTGCTGTGGGAAACGATTCTGTATGCTCATCGTCGCTTGCAGTGCGGCAGAAAGACTGGTTTGGGCCGTTGGTCTGACAGAGCTCCTCGTTTAGGCTGCCATCTCcatcgcgcgccaagccacgcccccgcaaGTTTATTTTTTCATTGCCAGTACACGATAAATTCCATACAGATGGTAACTCATTTCAGCTGATCTTTACCTTAGTTGTAGCAAGATATGGTTGGACCCCTAATTTTATATACCCACCCACCAAGGTAGGCAAGACAATGGTAATGGTAATACATGAACTAGATTACCAATAGCCTCTAGAAATCGCAAAAATCTAAAAACCATATAGATGCAACATTGCATAtgaaggaaagtttaaggaaaaggaaaagaaaagtagCTACATTAATTGATAAGGTCAATGTCCCACCTACAGTTAATACCTAGAAGCAATCTAGTCTCAAGCCTAAATATCCTAAATACTTCACACCAAAGTAAACAATGgcgtaaatctccccaatgtacaGAACCATCAGTAAATTCAATaaaatggaaagataaaaaaatattttctagacACGGTAGGGCACTCCTCTACACCATGTTGTTCACCTATCTGCTTCAGCAGCTTTCCAGTGTATCCCGCATATAGTACTCTTCACTCTGCACAGGAAATAATTTAAACCATGTTCTTGGAGTTACAACTTAAACACTGATGGATACAACCAATCATTAGCCAATACAGATTGTACCGTTCTGATTTTTGGATGAACTTTATAACAGCAACATGTATTGAGCCCACATTTGAAATACCCCTTCACCTTAATCCAAGTAGGAGACTTAAATTTGATATAAAAAAGGCTGGGTGAAAAAAGGGATCCTAAAGTGAGTGTCCTCTTAGAAGATAAGTGACAACCTACTTATAAAATGGTATGCAGCTTACAACCACCAAGTAAAATGGGCAAAATTATGCCTAATAATTTGTTTAATAGTAGTTTAATACTCAGTGGAAAAGATGGTCTCAAATATATTTTTGCCAGACAATCATTAGTTGTTACTTTCACCCAAAAGAAAACTCCCTGTTTTTACTCCTGTATATTTTATTAGCTACATTCAgagtacactgtatatattttctctttcttaagctgaatacacagtatacaatcttctttcgattttttcctttagatttaccaaaaccatataataagaggtcaaacctaaacgctttcaatttgtatgcaatcaggcaggcccttaccctacatggttttggtaaatccaaaggaaatcaaacaacaaaagttgtgtagtgtgtatccagctttaatctTTCCATAATGATCTCAGTTTCTGACCCAAGGGACTTATAATCCAAACTATTTCTCCTAGCCCATGTAAGTTCTCCCACTGGCACAGTTTTAATAGTACAGTAGTTTGAGGTTGACAACTGCTAGCAGGCAATGTTATTTTCCTCTcctttgttcatatgcaatgtagCCTGTGTATAATGCCGGGGAAGCAGTTTTTGTATATGTCGATTTTTTTTCAGATATATGTGATTTCAGGATACCATTGGTAATCCGGTTTTCATATTGCCGTTACCCTCTTCTTACCTACCTTGGTGGGTAGGCATATAATGATAGAAGGATCTAACCATACTTTGATTTTCAAAATTCAAAGCATTCCTCTTGTGATTATCTGGAATTTAATGGTTTGTTCTGTTACATAGTGAACTGTGTCATACATCATCCAATTAGaagtccttttcttttctttctttttacagagCCAACACTTGCATAAATAGTGTACAGAAAGTTACACAAAAACACAAACTTCTGAAAAAAAGATTAAACACAACTGTCTGTATAATACTTTGCTACATTATATTTATTAGTTGCACAAGTGTGTATATACATTTGAATGTAGCTAGAAACAtgtgaaataaataatttaataacttataaataatattaaataaataatatcaaaaacatattggtcaaaattaaacataaagacATTCGTCAAGAAACTCCCCtttcacaactatatatatatatatatatatatatatatatatatatatatatatatatatatatatatatatatatatatacaacatatgcatttatcaataaaatattttttctttaacattaatCAATTACAGATATATTGCATCCTCCAGGGAGCtagaaacttgtaaaaaaaatgttcttaataacttatgtaatataaataataaataaataacattaaaaacttACAGGTTTTAACATGAATATAAACAGATATGATaagataaaataatattaaataaataagatTAAATACTTATAGGTTAAAAAATAATTGTAAGcacacatcacaaaaaaaaaatccttttgactACTACTACTCTAGACAGAATTTGTGCTGTGTAGAGAGTAGGTCAGTCATTTTTGGGTTGATAAGGAATCTTGTCTGCTGGGATAAACAATTAGGTCCATTTATGATATATAAGTTTGTGTTTACGAAATCCCTTGTAGGATAGGTTAATAGTGGATAAATCCTGTAGTTGTAAATTTCAGGAATGtactttatggatgaatttcctatAGGTTTTAGTAGATCAAAGATGAGTAGATACTTCTTTTAAAGTAGTACTGTATGTCCTTCAGTCGTAAGGTATAGAAGAATATGTCTATGTTGAAAAAGTCCATCCTTTACTGCTTATCCTTCATCCTGATGGTCTTCCTGGTTCTAATATGTTCAGATATAGCATAAGAGACTTATCTGTGCTTACAGTAGGGAGTTTATTTGATGTAGAAGTGCAGGTTAGTGGTTGAGAGCCCAACATGTCACATCTTCCACCCTCAGAGGAATAAGGCTCAGTATTACAGCTTCCTGGACACAATCTGGAGATGCTGTTTCCTTAAAATGCTGGAGGTGATGCAGCCACAGCTTCAGCTCAGGTGACGTAGACTCATTGTTTTCAGGAGATCCTCTACAGACCATCAGATCATCTTTCAGTTTGAGGAAAACCATAAGTGCCTGTTTTACAGTTTCATTCTGAGCAGACACAGACATGTTCGTCAGAACCTCAACTGTTAGTGACACCCGCTCCAAAGTCAGGATGAGACGATTCCTCTGCGTAAGGTCACATACAGATGGTTTGTGTCTCAGCATTCTTCTGTAGCATCTCATTGCGTTGGTAGACATGTTCTTTTCATGATCATGTTGCAGCTCCTTTAGTGTTGTTATGTCAGAGGACGTCACTGATAAATAGCGGGATTTCGGGCAGAGTCTCCTGTGCAAGCGCCCACTTACTGCAACCAGTAAAGTGCTCAACACCAGCAGCCTGATATCCATTTCTGTTTTGCTGGCTTGGATCTGATAATGTCTTTCTGGTTCCAGATATTTGTTCCGTTACACTGTCACTCCACAGTGCTAGTCTCTGGTTGATCTGAAGTCTTGTATCCATGATTCTCCTTTTATATTTCTGTTTCCAGGAGAAAAATGTCCTCATTTTCATGATGTTGTGAAGTTCTCTTTCGTTCAGAACTCAAGTGACATGAGAGAGACGATAGCTGCTCTGGGAACTTCTATATCACTTTCAGTTTCCTTTCTATTCAGGTAAGAAGGTAACCTCAGATAGCTAGTGACATTCTTCTACATGTCAAACAGGAAACTCCTCCTTCCTGATACAGGACTCTCCTCTATACAGGTTTATCGTATATTGTCAAAAGAACTTTTACAACATATTATTgccaacagaaaaaaacataacacaGCTTTTTAAATGTTCTGCCACACAAGTCTAAAAAtgtgaaaagaaggaagaaaatatAGGAAAGATGTATAAACATAACATACCAGTTTAGGTATTGTGCTTAAACCATTTTTTAACCAACAATAttgaaactttttttcatttttaaaattaaaaaaaaaaatgttgtgtcacaATAATAATTCACAAATAATGTGGGGATAGAGGTATATAAAAAGATTAAAGGTTGTGAGACTTTAATTGGCTTTCACTTTGGCTTTCCTTATCCACACATTTGTTGCTGGTTAGTATCCCAGAAAGTATGGATGTCAgaaacagccagacaactagcatatcCAGAAGATCAGCATTGGTGGCCCCTGTGTTTTTCTCTATTGAGCCTTACTTTAGGCATAATCATCTGCATAAACTGTACGCTAcctcatttttataattatttttatactggCAGTTGGTAGTTTGTACTCACTTCACCTAGAAGATCAACTGATTAACTGAATATCAGTCTTTCATTTATATTGGTAATTTACTCCCACCATataattgctttaaaaatgtacgTAAATGCAATACTTGGATCTGTAACGTTACTCTGTGTAAACCCAAAGCTATGTATGATTTGATTGCATCTTGTGTATATACAGTTCAGGTGATATGATCAGCTCCCCATCAGGTCAAATGGCAGAACTTTTGATGTTTCCAGGATGCAAGTTTATTTTTTCATTGCCAGTACAGGATAAATTCCATACAGATGGTAACTCATTTCAGCTGATCTTTACCTTAGTTGTAGCAAGATATGGTTGGACCCCTAATTTTATATACCCACCCACCAAGGTAGACAAGACAATGGTAATGGTAATACATGAACTAGATTACCAATAGCCTCTAGAAATCACAAAAATCTAAAAACCATATAGATGCAACATTGCATAtgaaggaaagtttaaggaaaaggaaaagaaaagtagCTACATTCATTGATAAGGTCAATGTCCCACCTACAGTTAATACCTAGAAGCAATCTAGTCTCAAGCCTAAATATCCTAAATACTTCACACCAAAGTAAACAATGgcgtaaatctccccaatgtacaGAACCATCAGTAAATTCAATaaaatggaaagataaaaaaatattttctagacACGGTAGGGCACTCTTCTACACCATGTTGTTCACCTATCTGCTTCAGCAGCTTTCCAGTGTATCCCGCATATAGTACTCTTCACTCTGCACAGGAAATAATTTAAACCATGTTCTTGGAGTTACAACTTAAACACTGATGGATACAACCAATCATTAGCCAATACAGATTGTACCGTTCTGATTTTTGGATGAACTTTATAACAGCAACATGTATTGAGCCCACATTTGAAATACCCCTTCACCTTAATCCAAGTAGGAGACTTAAATTTGATATAAAAAAGGCTGGGTGAAAAAAGGGATCCTAAAGTGAGTGTCCTCTTAGAAGATAAGTGACAACCTACTTATAAAATGGTATGCAGCTTACAACCACCAAGTAAAATGGGCAAATTATGCCTAATAATTTGTTTAATAGTAGTTTAATACTCAGTGGAAAAGATGGTCTCAAATATATTTTTGCCAGACAATCATTAGTTGTTACTTTCACCCAAAAGAAAACTCCCTGTTTTTACTCCTGTATATTTTATTAGCTACATTCAgagtacactgtatatattttctctttcttaagctgaatacacagtatacaatcttctttagattttttcctttagatttaccaaaaccatataataagaggtcaaacctaaacgctttcaatttgtatgcaatcaggcaggcccttaccctACAaccctacatggttttggtaaatccaaaggaaatcaaacaacaaaagttgtgtagtgtgtatccagctttaatctTTCCATAATGATCTCAGTTTCTGACCCAAGGGACTTATAATCCAAACTATTTCTCCTAGCCCATGTAAGTTCTCCCACTGGCACAGTTTTAATAGTACAGTAGTTTGAGGTTGACAACTGCTAGCAGGCAATGTTATTTTCCTCTcctttgttcatatgcaatgtagCCTGTGTATAATGCCGGGGAAGCAGTTTTTGTATATGTCGATTTTTTTTCAGATATATGTGATTTCAGGATACCATTGGTAATCCGGTTTTCATATTGCCGTTACCCTCTTCTTACCTACCTTGGTGGGTAGGCATATAATGATAGAAGGATCTAACCATACTTTGATTTTCAAAATTCAAAGCATTCCTCTTGTGATTATCTGGAATTTAATGGTTTGTTCTGTTACATAGTGAACTGTGTCATACATCATCCAATTAGaagtccttttcttttctttctttttacagagCCAACACTTGCATAAATAGTGTACAGAAAGTTACACAAAAACACAAACTTCTGAAAAAAAGATTAAACACAACTGTCTGTATAATACTTTGCTACATTATATTTATTAGTTGCACAAGTGTGTATATACATTTGAATGTAGCTAGAAACAtgtgaaataaataatttaataacttataaataatattaaataaataatatcaaaaacatattggtcaaaattaaacataaagacATTCGTCAAGAAACTCCCCtttcacaactatatatatatatatatatatatatatatatatatatatatatatatatacacaacatatgcatttatcaataaaatattttttctttaacattaatCAATTACAGATATATTGCATCCTCCAGGGAGCtagaaacttgtaaaaaaaatgttcttaataacttatgtaatataaataataaataaataacattaaaaacttACAGGTTTTAACATGAATATAAACAGATATGATaagataaaataatattaaataaataagatTAAATACTTATAGGTTAAAAAATAATTGTAAGcacacatcacaaaaaaaaaaatccttttcactACTACTACTCTCCACAGAATTTGTGCTGTGTAGAGAGTAGGTCAGTCATTTTTGGGTTGATAAGGAATCTTGTCTGCTGGGATAAACAATTAGGTCCATTTATGATATATAAGTTTGTGTTTACGAAATCCCTTGTAGGATAGGTTAATAGTGGATAAATCCTGTAGTTGTAAATTTCAGGAATGtactttatggatgaatttcctatAGGTTTTAGTAGATCAAAGATGAGTAGATACTTCTTTTAAAGTAGTACTGTATGTCCTTCAGTCGTAAGGTATAGAAGAATATGTCTATGTTGAAAAAGTCCATCCTTTACTGCTTATCCTTCATCCTGATGGTCTTCCTGGTTCTAATATGTTCAGATATAGCATAAGAGACTTATCTGTGCTTACAGTAGGGAGTTTATTTGATACAGAAGTGCAGGTTAGTGGTTGAGAGCCCAACATGTCACATCTTCCACCCTCAGAGGAATAAGGCTCAGTATTACAGCTTCCTGGACACAATCTGGAGATGCTGTTTCCTTAAAATGTTGGAGGTGATGCAGCCACAGCTTCAGCTCAGGTGACGTAGACTCATTGTTTTCAGGAGATCCTCTACAGACCATCAGATCATCTTTCAGTTTGAGGAAAACCATAAGTGCCTGTTTTACAGTTTCATTCTGAGCAGACACAGACATGTTCGTCAGAACCTCAACTGTTAGTGACACCCGCTCCAAAGTCAGGATGAGACGATTCCTCTGCGTAAGGTCACATACAGATGGTTTGTGTCTCAGCATTCTTCTGTAGCATCTCATTGCGTTGGTAGACATGTTCTTTTCATGATCATGTTGCAGCTCCTTTAGTGTTGTTATGTCAGAGGACGTCACTGATAAATAGCGGGATTTAGGGCAGAGTCTCCTGTGCAAGCGCCCACTTACTGCAACCAGTAAAGTGCTCAACACCAGCAGCCTGATATCCATTTCTGTTTTGCTGGCTTGGATCTGATAATGTCTTTCTGGTTCCAGATATTTGTTCCGTTACACTGTCACTCCACAGTGCTAGTCTCTGGTTGATCTGAAGTCTTGTATCCATGATTCTCCTTTTATATTTCTGTTTGCAGGAGAAAAATGTCCTCATTTTCATGATGTTGTGAAGTTCTCTTTCGTTCAGAACTCAAGTGACATGAGAGAGACGATAGCTGCTCTGGGAACTTCTATATCACTTTCAGTTTCCTTTCTATTCAGGTAAGAAGGTAACATCAGATAGCTAGTGACATTCTTCTACATGTCAAACAGGAAACTCCTCCTTTCTGATACAGGACTCTCCTCTATACAGGTTTATCGTATATTGTCAAAAGAACTTTTACAACATATTATTgccaacagaaaaaaacataacacaGCTTTTTAAATGTTCTGCCACACAAGTCTAAAAAtgtgaaaagaaggaagaaaatatAGGAAAGATGTATAAACATAACATACCAGTTTAGGTATTGTGCTTAAACCATTTTTTAACCAACAATAttgaaactttttttcatttttaaaattaaaaaaaaaaatgttgtgtcacaATAATAATTCACAAATAATGTGGGGATAGAGGTATATAAAAAGATTAAAGGTTGTGAGACTTTAATTGGCTTTCACTTTGGCTTTCCTTATCCACACATTTGTTGCTGGTTAGTATCTCAGAAAGTATGGATGTCAgaaacagccagacaactagcatatcCAGAAGATCAGCATTGGTGGCCCCTGTGTTTTTCTCTATTGAGCCTTACTTTAGGCATAATCATCTGCATAAACTGTACGCTAcctcatttttataattatttttatactggCAGTTGGTAGTTTGTACTCACTTCACCTAGAAGATCAACTGATTAACTGAATATCAGTCTTTCATTTATATTGGTAATTTACTCCCACCATataattgctttaaaaatgtacgTAAATGCACTACTTGGATCTTTAACGTTACTCTGTGTAAACCCAAAGCTATGTATGATTTGATTGCATCTTGTGTATATACAGTTCAGGTGATATGATCAGCTCCCCATCAGGTCAAATGGCAGAACTTTTGATGTTTCCAGGATGCAAGTTTATTTTTTCATTGCCAGTACACGATAAATTCCATACAGATGGTAACTCATTTCAGCTGATCTTTACCTTAGTTGTAGCAAGATATGGTTGGACCCCTAATTTTATATACCCACCCACCAAGGTAGGCAAGACAATGGTAATGGTAATACATGAACTAGATTACCAATAGCCTCTAGAAATCACAAAAATCTAAAAACCATATAGATGCAACATTGCATAtgaaggaaagtttaaggaaaaggaaaagaaaagtagCTACATTCATTGATAAGGTCAATGTCCCACCTACAGTTAATACCTAGAAGCAATCTAGTCTCAAGCCTAAATATCCTAAATACTTCACACCAAAGTAAACAATGgcgtaaatctccccaatgtacaGAACCATCAGTAAATTCAATaaaatggaaagataaaaaaatattttctagacACGGTAGGGCACTCTTCTACACCATGTTGTTCACCTATCTGCTTCAGCAGCTTTCCAGTGTATCCCGCATATAGTACTCTTCACTCTGCACAGGAAATAATTTAAACCATGTTCTTGGAGTTACAACTTAAACACTGATGGATACAACCAATCATTAGCCAATACAGATTGTACCGTTCTGATTTTTGGATGAACTTTATAACAGCAACATGTATTGAGCCCACATTTGAAATACCCCTTCACCTTAATCCAAGTAGGAGACTTAAATTTGATATAAAAAAGGCTGGGTGAAAAAAGGGATCCTAAAGTGAGTGTCCTCTTAGAAGATAAGTGACAACCTACTTATAAAATGGTATGCAGCTTACAACCACCAAGTAAAATGGGCAAATTATGCCTAATAATTTGTTTAATAGTAGTTTAATACTCAGTGGAAAAGATGGTCTCAAATATATTTTTGCCAGACAATCATTAGTTGTTACTTTCACCCAAAAGAAAACTCCCTGTTTTTACTCCTGTATATTTTATTAGCTACATTCAgagtacactgtatatattttctctttcttaagctgaatacacagtatacaatcttctttagattttttcctttagatttaccaaaaccatataataagaggtcaaacctaaacgctttcaatttgtatgcaatcaggcaggcccttaccctacatggttttggtaaatccaaaggaaatcaaacaacaaaagttgtgtagtgtgtatccagctttaatctTTCCATAATGATTTCAGTTTCTGACCCAAGGGACTTATAATCCAAACTATTTCTCCTAGCCCATGTAAGTTCTCCCACTGGCACAGTTTTAATAGTACAGTAGTTTGAGGTTGACAACTGCTAGCAGGCAATGTTATTTTCCTCTcctttgttcatatgcaatgtagCCTGTGTATAATGCCGGGGAAGCAGTTTTTGTATATGTCGATTTTTTTTCAGATATATGTGATTTCAGGATACCATTGGTAATCCGGTTTTTATATTGCCGTTACCCTCTTCTTACCTACCTTGGTGGGTAGGCATATAATGATAGAAGGATCTAACCATACTTTGATTTTCAAAATTCAAAGCATTCCTCTTGTGATTATCTGGAATTTAATGGTTTGTTCTGTTACATAGTGAACTGTGTCATACATCATCCAATTAGaagtccttttcttttctttctttttacagagCCAACACTTGCATAAATAGTGTAC
This window of the Aquarana catesbeiana isolate 2022-GZ linkage group LG01, ASM4218655v1, whole genome shotgun sequence genome carries:
- the LOC141124702 gene encoding interferon lambda-2-like, whose amino-acid sequence is MDIRLLVLSTLLVAVSGRLHRRLCPKSRYLSVTSSDITTLKELQHDHEKNMSTNAMRCYRRMLRHKPSVCDLTQRNRLILTLERVSLTVEVLTNMSVSAQNETVKQALMVFLKLKDDLMVCRGSPENNESTSPELKLWLHHLQHFKETASPDCVQEAVILSLIPLRVEDVTCWALNH
- the LOC141124685 gene encoding interferon lambda-2-like, which produces MDIRLLVLSTLLVAVSGRLHRRLCPKSRYLSVTSSDITTLKELQHDHEKNMSTNAMRCYRRMLRHKPSVCDLTQRNRLILTLERVSLTVEVLTNMSVSAQNETVKQALMVFLKLKDDLMVCRGSPENNESTSPELKLWLHHLQHFKETASPDCVQEAVILSLIPLRVEDVTCWALNH